A genomic stretch from Kogia breviceps isolate mKogBre1 chromosome 1, mKogBre1 haplotype 1, whole genome shotgun sequence includes:
- the KLHL21 gene encoding kelch-like protein 21 isoform X2 produces the protein MERPAPLAVLPFSDPAHALSLLRGLSQLRAERKFLDVTLEAAGGRDFPAHRAVLAAASPYFRAMFAGQLRESRAERVRLHGVPPDMLQLLLDFSYTGRVAVSGDNAEPLLRAADLLQFPAVKEACGAFLQQQLDLTNCLDMQDFAEAFSCAGLASAAQRFILRHVGELGAEQLERLPLARLLRYLRDDGLCVPKEEAAYQLALRWVRADPPRRAGHWPQLLEAVRLPFVRRFYLLAHVEAEPLVARCPPCLRLLREARDFQAARYDRHDRGPCPRMRPRPSTGLAEILVLVGGCDQDCDELVTVDCYNPQTGQWRYLAEFPDHLGGGYSIVALGNDIYVTGGSDGSRLYDCVWRYNSSVNEWTEVAPMLKAREYHSSSVLDGLLYVVAADSTERYDHTTDSWEALQPMTYPMDNCSTTACRGRLYAIGSLAGKETMVMQCYNPDVDLWSLVDCGQLPPWSFAPKTVTLNGLMYFISFSAGDLLQRLSPWQALKYLLSGLPADP, from the exons ATGGAGCGGCCGGCGCCCCTAGCCGTACTCCCCTTCTCGGACCCTGCGCACGCGCTGAGCCTACTGCGCGGCCTGAGCCAGCTCCGCGCCGAGCGCAAGTTCCTGGACGTGACCCTGGAGGCAGCGGGAGGGCGCGACTTCCCGGCGCACCGCGCCGTGCTGGCGGCCGCCAGCCCCTACTTCCGCGCCATGTTCGCCGGGCAGCTGCGCGAGAGCCGCGCTGAGCGGGTGCGCCTGCACGGCGTGCCGCCCGACATGCTGCAGCTGCTGCTCGACTTCAGCTACACGGGCCGCGTGGCGGTGAGCGGCGACAACGCCGAGCCGCTGCTGCGCGCCGCCGACCTGCTGCAGTTCCCGGCCGTGAAGGAGGCGTGCGGCGCCTTCCTGCAGCAGCAGCTCGACCTGACCAACTGCCTGGACATGCAGGACTTCGCTGAGGCCTTCAGCTGCGCGGGGCTGGCGAGCGCGGCGCAGCGCTTCATCCTGCGCCACGTGGGCGAGCTGGGCGCCGAGCAGCTGGAGCGGCTGCCCTTGGCGCGGCTGCTGCGCTACCTGCGAGACGACGGGCTGTGCGTGCCTAAGGAGGAGGCCGCCTACCAGCTGGCGCTGCGCTGGGTGCGCGCCGACCCGCCGCGGCGCGCCGGGCACTGGCCGCAACTGCTCGAGGCCGTGCGCCTGCCTTTCGTGCGCCGCTTCTACCTGCTGGCTCACGTCGAGGCCGAGCCGCTGGTGGCCCGCTGCCCGCCCTGCCTGCGCCTGCTGCGCGAGGCGCGCGACTTCCAGGCGGCGCGCTACGACCGCCACGACCGCGGGCCCTGCCCCCGGATGCGCCCGCGCCCCTCCACCGGCCTCGCGGAGATCCTCGTGCTGGTGGGCGGCTGCGACCAGGACTGCGACGAGCTGGTCACCGTCGACTGCTACAATCCGCAGACGGGCCAGTGGCGCTACTTGGCCGAGTTCCCTGACCACCTGGGCGGGGGCTACAGCATCGTGGCGCTGGGCAACGACATCTACGTGACGG GCGGGTCCGATGGCTCCCGGCTCTACGACTGCGTGTGGAGGTACAACTCAAGCGTGAACGAGTGGACGGAGGTGGCGCCCATGCTGAAGGCCCGGGAGTACCACAGCTCCTCCGTGCTGGATGGGCTGCTGTACGTGGTGGCCGCAGACAGCACGGAGCGCTACGACCACACCACCGACTCCTGGGAGGCCCTGCAGCCCATGACCTACCCCATGGACAATTGTTCCACCACGGCCTGCCGAGGCCGGCTCTACGCCATCGGCTCCCTGGCCGGCAAGGAGACCATGGTGATGCAGTGCTACAACCCAGACGTGGACCTATGGTCGCTGGTGGACTGCGGCCAGCTCCCGCCCTGGTCCTTTGCCCCCAAGACAGTGACTCTGAATGGACTCATGTACTTCATCAG CTTCAGCGCTGGGGACCTGCTACAGAGACTGTCTCCTTGGCAAGccctgaaatatttactctctggccttcCTGCTGACCCCTGA